In Bradyrhizobium sp. CCBAU 051011, the following are encoded in one genomic region:
- the pcaB gene encoding 3-carboxy-cis,cis-muconate cycloisomerase, translated as MFDSALYRDVFSTPAMRAVFSDEAQLRAYVQAEVALATAQGETGVIPREAAEAIARQAPAIALDIEQLKRDTENVGYPIVGLVRQLSAHLGEAGRYLHWGATTQDIMDTATVLQLREAVALIETELAEVIATLAGLARLHRDTPMAGRTHLQQALPITFGHKAAIWLSSLQRSAERLEQAKPRALQAQLGGAAGTLASLGERGLDVRAAYAGALGLTEPDITWHVARDGLVELVQTLAVICGALGKIGYDVMILMATEIGEVFEPFSSHRGASSTMPQKRNPISSEILLANAKATRDAASLMLDAMVQDLERATGPWHCEWLALPQVCLLTSGSLSQAQFMLSGLIVDPEAMKRNLQSTRGLIVAEAVMMGLAPALGRQAAHDEVYAACRDAFERGDALLDALLRRPAIASALPPDRLAALCEPSNYLGTAGAMVDRVLARHGKK; from the coding sequence ATGTTCGACAGCGCCCTCTATCGCGACGTTTTCTCGACGCCTGCCATGCGGGCGGTATTTTCCGACGAGGCGCAGCTCAGGGCCTATGTGCAGGCCGAGGTCGCGCTTGCCACCGCACAGGGCGAGACCGGCGTGATTCCGCGCGAGGCGGCCGAGGCGATCGCGCGGCAGGCGCCGGCGATCGCGCTGGATATCGAGCAGTTGAAGCGCGACACCGAGAATGTCGGCTATCCCATCGTCGGCCTGGTACGCCAGCTCTCGGCGCACCTCGGCGAAGCCGGCCGCTATTTGCACTGGGGGGCGACCACCCAGGACATCATGGACACGGCGACCGTGCTGCAACTGCGCGAAGCGGTGGCGCTGATCGAAACAGAGCTCGCCGAGGTCATCGCCACGCTCGCGGGTCTCGCTCGCCTCCACCGCGATACGCCGATGGCGGGCCGAACCCATCTGCAGCAGGCGCTGCCGATCACGTTCGGGCACAAGGCTGCCATTTGGCTATCGTCGCTGCAGCGCTCGGCCGAACGACTCGAGCAGGCCAAGCCTCGCGCCCTTCAGGCCCAGCTCGGCGGCGCCGCGGGCACGCTGGCTTCGCTCGGCGAGCGCGGACTGGACGTGCGTGCGGCCTACGCGGGCGCGCTCGGTCTCACTGAGCCTGACATCACCTGGCATGTCGCCCGCGACGGGCTGGTCGAACTGGTCCAGACGCTGGCCGTGATCTGCGGCGCGCTCGGCAAGATCGGCTACGACGTCATGATCCTGATGGCGACCGAGATCGGCGAGGTGTTCGAGCCATTCTCCTCGCATCGCGGCGCCTCCTCGACCATGCCGCAAAAGCGCAATCCGATCTCCTCGGAAATTTTGCTGGCGAACGCAAAGGCAACCCGCGACGCCGCTTCGCTGATGCTGGATGCCATGGTGCAGGATCTCGAGCGCGCCACCGGTCCCTGGCATTGCGAATGGCTGGCGTTGCCTCAAGTGTGCCTGCTGACCTCCGGATCGCTTTCGCAGGCGCAATTCATGCTGTCCGGCCTGATCGTCGATCCCGAGGCGATGAAGCGAAACCTGCAATCCACACGCGGGCTGATCGTAGCCGAAGCGGTCATGATGGGGCTTGCGCCCGCGCTCGGCCGCCAGGCGGCCCACGACGAGGTCTATGCGGCCTGCCGCGATGCGTTCGAGCGCGGCGACGCACTGCTCGACGCCTTGCTGCGGCGCCCGGCGATCGCATCGGCCTTGCCGCCCGATCGGCTCGCCGCCTTGTGCGAGCCGTCAAACTATCTCGGCACCGCCGGGGCGATGGTGGACCGCGTGCTCGCGCGTCACGGCAAAAAATAG
- a CDS encoding tripartite tricarboxylate transporter substrate binding protein, translated as MATRTLDRRAVTFGLAGALCMPSILRAQANYPDRPINVIVPFAAGGPTDAIARIYAEFLSRDLGQTLVIENVAGAGGTIGSTRAARATPDGYTIQIGQAGTHVSSVGLYKNLKYNPITDYEHLGLLGDLPQVLIVKRDLPPDNFKAFVDYVRANESKLNVGTAGPGSSAHMGAAMLNVRLGTKVNLVSYRGTGPAMNDLIAGQIDYMVEVSLTALAQIQAKTVRPLAVFRSARISTLPDVPSTNEFGVDGLDFPVWLGFLAPKGTPQPIVERLNASIRKATQDATLRARLAPLGLEMPQDATNTPTGFRAYVQSEIDRWVPLIHKAGLTIE; from the coding sequence ATGGCGACCCGCACGCTCGATCGCCGCGCCGTCACGTTCGGCTTGGCTGGTGCCCTCTGCATGCCCTCGATCCTGCGCGCGCAGGCGAATTATCCGGACCGGCCGATCAACGTCATCGTGCCGTTCGCCGCCGGCGGGCCGACCGATGCAATCGCGCGCATCTATGCCGAATTTCTCTCGCGCGATCTCGGGCAAACGCTGGTGATCGAAAACGTCGCCGGCGCCGGCGGCACGATCGGCTCGACCAGGGCCGCCCGCGCGACACCCGACGGCTATACGATCCAGATCGGTCAGGCCGGCACACATGTGTCGAGCGTCGGGCTTTATAAAAACCTGAAGTACAACCCGATCACGGATTACGAACATCTGGGATTGCTCGGCGATCTCCCGCAGGTGCTGATCGTCAAGCGCGATCTTCCGCCCGATAACTTCAAGGCGTTCGTCGACTATGTCCGCGCCAATGAATCAAAGCTCAATGTCGGTACCGCCGGCCCCGGCTCGTCGGCGCATATGGGCGCGGCCATGCTGAACGTGCGTCTCGGCACCAAGGTCAATCTGGTCTCCTACCGCGGCACGGGCCCGGCGATGAACGATCTCATCGCCGGCCAGATCGACTACATGGTCGAAGTGTCGCTCACGGCGCTGGCCCAGATTCAGGCCAAGACCGTGCGCCCGCTGGCGGTGTTCCGCTCGGCGCGAATTTCCACCCTGCCCGACGTGCCCTCCACCAACGAGTTCGGCGTCGATGGCCTCGACTTCCCGGTCTGGCTCGGATTCCTCGCCCCCAAAGGCACGCCGCAACCGATCGTGGAGCGGTTGAACGCCTCGATCCGCAAGGCAACCCAGGACGCGACCCTGCGCGCCCGCCTCGCCCCGCTCGGCCTGGAAATGCCCCAAGACGCGACCAACACCCCCACCGGCTTCCGCGCCTACGTCCAGTCGGAAATCGACCGCTGGGTGCCGCTGATTCATAAGGCCGGGCTGACGATTGAGTGA
- a CDS encoding sensor histidine kinase, with product MAEVLSLISDSPTGIQPVFDRIVRNAARLCQSVLSAVYRREGDHVHLVAHDQFSPESVAAVRKAYPAALTSKNLISVAIRERRVVHEPDVLVSGGYSDLQKTSGYRSILVVPMLRDEVAIGAIAVMRLEPQLFAKAQVELLKTFAGQAVIAIENTRLFTEVQERTTQLSQSLEDLRTAQDSLVQTEKLAALGRLVAGVAHELNTPVGTSLTVASAFINKADRFEADVAGGGVRRSSLTEFIAASREAASQVMINLNHAIDLIQSFKQVAADRNVSDRRGFDLGVVTEQVVKGLRFGLRRNLVVNVACEPDLVMNSYPGPYGQVLTNLVINSAVHAYPDGARGAVHIAAQASGKHNVEVLFSDEGCGMSPEIKRQVFDPFFTTRRDQGSTGLGLHIVHNIVTNRLGGRINLETRPGAGTKIRIIVPREAPLAAE from the coding sequence ATGGCGGAGGTCTTGAGCCTCATCTCGGACTCGCCGACCGGCATCCAGCCGGTGTTCGACCGCATCGTCAGGAACGCCGCGCGGCTCTGCCAGAGCGTGCTGAGCGCCGTCTATCGGCGGGAGGGAGATCATGTCCATCTGGTCGCGCATGACCAGTTTTCCCCGGAATCGGTAGCCGCGGTGCGCAAGGCCTACCCTGCCGCGCTGACCAGCAAGAATCTGATCTCGGTCGCCATCCGCGAGCGCCGCGTCGTGCACGAGCCGGACGTGCTCGTCTCCGGCGGATATAGCGACCTGCAGAAAACATCGGGCTATCGCAGCATCCTCGTCGTGCCGATGCTGCGCGACGAGGTCGCGATCGGTGCCATCGCGGTGATGCGGCTGGAGCCGCAATTATTTGCCAAGGCGCAGGTCGAGCTCCTGAAAACCTTTGCCGGACAGGCGGTCATCGCCATCGAGAACACGCGGCTGTTCACCGAGGTCCAGGAACGCACTACGCAATTGTCGCAATCGCTGGAAGATCTCCGCACCGCGCAGGACAGCCTCGTGCAGACCGAGAAGCTGGCAGCGCTGGGAAGGCTGGTGGCGGGCGTGGCGCACGAGCTCAACACCCCCGTCGGCACCAGCCTCACGGTTGCCTCAGCATTCATCAACAAGGCCGATCGCTTTGAAGCCGATGTCGCCGGCGGCGGCGTGCGCCGGTCGAGCCTGACTGAATTCATTGCGGCAAGCCGCGAGGCGGCCTCGCAAGTCATGATCAATCTCAATCATGCGATCGATCTGATACAGTCGTTCAAGCAGGTTGCGGCCGATCGCAACGTTTCGGACCGCAGAGGCTTCGATCTCGGCGTGGTGACCGAACAGGTCGTCAAGGGACTGCGGTTCGGGCTGCGCAGAAATCTCGTGGTCAACGTCGCATGCGAGCCCGATCTCGTCATGAACAGCTATCCCGGCCCCTACGGCCAGGTGTTGACCAACCTGGTCATCAATTCCGCGGTGCACGCCTATCCGGATGGCGCGCGCGGCGCCGTCCATATCGCGGCCCAGGCGTCGGGCAAGCACAACGTCGAAGTGCTGTTCTCGGACGAGGGCTGCGGCATGAGCCCGGAGATCAAGCGCCAGGTGTTCGATCCATTCTTCACGACCCGGCGCGACCAGGGCAGCACCGGCCTCGGACTGCACATCGTCCACAACATCGTGACCAATCGTCTGGGCGGCCGGATCAATCTGGAAACCAGGCCCGGCGCGGGAACGAAAATCCGGATCATCGTGCCGCGCGAAGCGCCGCTTGCCGCGGAATGA
- the rnk gene encoding nucleoside diphosphate kinase regulator, which yields MSKTNSKSKSEIVLPPITVMEDEARRLNALASSSAMLFPRVAHFLAQEMERASVVADNSDLRGVVRMGSQVRYCDDKTGEVRDVVLVYPHEADITLKRVSVLTPVGAALIGLSVGQAIEFQTPGHNKRSLTVLGVSN from the coding sequence ATGAGCAAAACTAATTCCAAGAGCAAGTCTGAAATCGTGTTGCCGCCAATCACGGTGATGGAGGATGAGGCTAGGCGTCTAAACGCGCTGGCCAGTTCGAGCGCGATGCTGTTCCCGCGCGTGGCCCATTTCCTTGCACAGGAGATGGAGCGTGCAAGCGTGGTGGCGGATAATTCCGATCTGCGCGGAGTGGTCCGCATGGGCTCCCAAGTCCGGTACTGCGATGACAAGACCGGCGAAGTCCGTGACGTCGTGTTGGTGTATCCACACGAAGCGGACATAACGTTAAAGCGCGTCTCGGTTCTTACGCCGGTCGGAGCTGCGTTGATCGGCCTGTCGGTTGGCCAAGCCATCGAGTTTCAAACGCCGGGCCACAACAAGCGGTCGTTGACGGTGCTGGGCGTGTCCAACTGA